In Ipomoea triloba cultivar NCNSP0323 chromosome 15, ASM357664v1, one genomic interval encodes:
- the LOC116006854 gene encoding putative B3 domain-containing protein At1g78640, producing the protein MKRKRQKTSDPRPHKTQNHSHSTKTSDVGVAKKQRVEGDDGHWIKKRLSLSDVNESARLLLGNKDVRKHVLALMDEDRCAACESREGLRVKMWDLDTLSEHELSLKQWQTGSFVINNNWSMEFVKRRNLQEGDYIGLRWDAENLGFFFHKFNAQS; encoded by the coding sequence ATGAAACGAAAACGACAGAAAACTTCTGATCCCAGACCCCACAAGACACAAAATCATTCACATTCAACAAAAACATCAGATGTGGGTGTGGCCAAGAAACAGAGGGTGGAAGGCGATGATGGGCACTGGATAAAGAAGCGCCTAAGTTTGAGCGACGTGAACGAGTCAGCAAGGTTGTTGTTGGGTAATAAAGATGTGAGGAAACACGTTCTGGCATTGATGGATGAGGATAGGTGCGCAGCTTGTGAGAGCAGGGAAGGGTTGAGAGTCAAAATGTGGGATTTGGACACTCTTTCTGAGCATGAGCTTAGCCTGAAGCAATGGCAGACTGGGAGCTTTGTGATCAACAATAACTGGTCTATGGAGTTTGTGAAGAGAAGGAATTTGCAGGAGGGTGACTACATTGGGCTGCGTTGGGACGCTGAAAATCTAGGGTTCTTCTTCCACAAATTCAATGCCCAATCTTAG
- the LOC116006446 gene encoding putative B3 domain-containing protein At1g78640, whose protein sequence is MAPPDNHNLRPLTFTLLSSPTRSQPPSLLHLFPDDGHWIKKRLSKSDVNSSSRLLLAKEDVNKYVLTWMDEERCAACESREGLRVKMWDLDTGSEHELSLKKWQTGSFLFTSNWSKEFVRRRNLQEGDCIGLRWDVENLGFFFHKFNAQS, encoded by the coding sequence ATGGCCCCGCCGGATAATCATAATCTTAGACCATTAACCTTTACGCTCTTGTCGTCACCAACACGTTCACAACCCCCCTCTCTTCTTCATCTCTTTCCGGATGATGGGCACTGGATAAAGAAGCGGCTAAGTAAAAGTGACGTCAACAGTTCATCAAGGCTGTTGTTGGCTAAAGAGGATGTGAACAAATACGTTCTGACATGGATGGATGAGGAGAGGTGCGCGGCTTGTGAGAGCAGGGAAGGGTTGAGAGTCAAAATGTGGGATTTGGACACTGGTTCTGAACATGAGCTTAGCCTGAAGAAATGGCAGACTGGCAGCTTTCTGTTCACTAGCAACTGGTCTAAGGAATTTGTAAGGAGAAGGAATTTGCAGGAGGGTGACTGCATTGGGCTGCGCTGGGACGTTGAAAATCTAGGGTTCTTCTTCCACAAATTCAATGCCCAATCTTAA
- the LOC116006445 gene encoding fructose-1,6-bisphosphatase, chloroplastic-like: MAASAATSQLLFSSPRSVSRRSLHHLCVLGEKTQFLCPKNRAHSKVRRQAGNNGGVRCMAVETEAQTKTKKSGYALQTLTSWLLQQEQAGVIDAELTIVLSSISMACKQIASLVQRAGISNLTGVQGAVNVQGEDQKKLDVVSNEVFSNCLRSSGRTGIIASEEEDVPVAVEESYSGNYIVVFDPLDGSSNIDAAVSTGSIFGIYSPNDECLADIGDDAELDTGVQKCVVSVCQPGDNLLAAGYCMYSSSVIFVLTLGKGVFAFTLDPMYGEFVLTQENIQIPKAGKIYAFNEGNYQLWDDKLKKYIDDLKDPGPSGKPYSARYIGSLVGDFHRTLLYGGIYGYPRDKKSKNGKLRLLYECAPMSFIVEQAGGKGSDGHKRILDITPVEIHQRVPLYIGSVEEVDKLEKYLA, from the exons ATGGCAGCCTCCGCTGCAACCTCACAGCTCCTCTTCTCGAGCCCCCGCTCCGTTTCTCGCCGTTCTCTTCACCACCTCTGCGTTCTGGGCGAAAAGACTCAATTTTTATGCCCCAAGAACCGAGCCCACAGTAAAGTGAGGAGGCAAGCAGGGAATAATGGAGGGGTGAGATGCATGGCAGTGGAGACAGAGGCTCAGACAAAGACGAAGAAGAGTGGGTATGCGCTTCAGACCTTGACTAGCTGGCTATTACAGCAAGAACAAGCTGGGGTTATAGATGCAGAGCTTACCATAGTGTTATCAAGCATTTCCATGGCTTGTAAGCAGATTGCTAGCTTGGTACAAAGGGCTGGCATTTCTAACCTTACTGGTGTTCAGGGTGCTGTTAATGTTCAAGGAGAGGACCAAAAGAAGCTCGATGTTGTCTCCAATGAG GTGTTCTCTAATTGTTTGAGGTCAAGTGGAAGGACAGGGATCATAGCATCAGAGGAAGAGGATGTGCCTGTGGCAGTGGAGGAGAGTTACTCTGGGAATTACATTGTGGTATTTGACCCCCTTGATGGATCATCAAACATTGATGCTGCTGTGTCTACTGGCTCGATCTTTGGCATTTACAGCCCGAATGATGAGTGCCTGGCGGATATTGGCGATGATGCTGAG CTTGACACAGGGGTACAGAAATGTGTAGTGAGTGTGTGCCAGCCAGGGGATAACCTCCTAGCAGCAGGCTATTGCATGTACTCGAGCTCTGTGATCTTCGTTCTCACCTTGGGAAAAGGCGTTTTCGCCTTCACCTTGGACCCTATGTATGGCGAATTCGTTCTCACCCAAGAAAACATTCAGATCCCAAAGGCGGGGAAGATATACGCGTTTAATGAAGGCAACTACCAGCTCTGGGATGATAAGTTGAAGAAGTACATTGATGACCTTAAGGACCCTGGCCCTAGTGGCAAGCCTTATTCTGCTAGGTACATTGGCAGTTTGGTGGGAGACTTCCATAGAACTCTTTTGTATGGAGGCATTTATGGGTACCCAAGAGACAAGAAGAGCAAGAATGGGAAGCTAAGGCTTCTGTACGAGTGCGCCCCGATGAGCTTCATCGTGGAGCAAGCCGGTGGAAAAGGATCGGATGGCCATAAAAGAATTCTTGATATCACACCAGTTGAG ATACACCAGCGAGTTCCTCTATACATTGGAAGTGTGGAGGAAGTTGACAAGTTGGAGAAGTACCTAGCTTAA